One window from the genome of Desulfovibrio psychrotolerans encodes:
- the nifD gene encoding nitrogenase molybdenum-iron protein alpha chain yields MAVEKKKKVLSAEAVKEELLKKYPPKVARKRDKQIHITGEEDSSEIMANVRTIPGIITMRGCTYAGCKGVILGPTRDIVNITHGPIGCGFYSWLTRRNQTKAPSATDENFMPYAFSTDMQDEDIIFGGEKKLEQACLEAYELFKPKAMAIFATCPVGLIGDDVHAVARKMKEKLGINVFAFSCEGYKGVSQSAGHHIANNQIFTHVVGENDTVKMGEYKINVLGEYNIGGDAFEIERILEKCGITMVSTFSGNSTYEQFATAHTADLNTVMCHRSINYVAEMMETKYGIPWIKINFIGAEATAKSLRKIAQYFGDKKLIDRVEEVIAEEMPQVQAVLDEVFPFTKGKTAMLFVGGSRAHHYQELFNEMGMRTLSAGYEFGHRDDYEGRHVIPDIKVDADSRNIEELEVTPDTARFSPRKSVEQLMRLEAEGLKFKDYEGMMPEMDKGSIVIDDLNQYEADKLVELMKPDIFCAGIKEKFSIQKMGVPMKQLHSYDYGGPYAGFKGACNFYKEIKRMVTSKVWSGMKAPWEENPELSATYVWE; encoded by the coding sequence ATGGCTGTTGAAAAGAAGAAGAAGGTATTGAGCGCGGAAGCGGTGAAGGAAGAGCTTCTGAAGAAGTATCCTCCCAAGGTTGCCCGTAAGCGCGACAAGCAGATTCATATTACCGGGGAGGAAGATTCCTCCGAGATTATGGCCAACGTGCGGACCATTCCGGGCATAATCACCATGCGTGGCTGCACATACGCGGGCTGTAAGGGCGTTATTCTGGGACCCACCCGCGATATCGTGAACATTACGCATGGTCCCATAGGCTGCGGATTCTATTCGTGGCTGACCCGCCGTAACCAGACCAAAGCCCCTTCCGCCACGGACGAAAACTTTATGCCGTACGCATTCTCCACAGATATGCAGGACGAGGATATTATCTTCGGCGGCGAGAAGAAGCTGGAGCAGGCGTGCCTTGAGGCATACGAACTGTTCAAGCCCAAGGCCATGGCTATTTTTGCCACCTGCCCCGTGGGGCTTATCGGCGATGACGTGCACGCCGTGGCCCGGAAGATGAAGGAAAAGCTCGGCATCAACGTGTTTGCCTTCAGCTGTGAAGGGTACAAGGGCGTGTCTCAGTCTGCCGGGCACCACATCGCCAACAACCAGATTTTCACGCACGTGGTGGGTGAAAACGATACGGTGAAGATGGGCGAGTACAAGATCAACGTGCTGGGCGAATACAACATAGGCGGCGATGCCTTCGAGATTGAACGTATACTGGAAAAGTGTGGCATTACCATGGTTTCCACGTTCAGCGGCAACTCCACCTACGAGCAGTTCGCCACCGCCCACACGGCGGACCTGAACACCGTTATGTGCCACCGTTCCATCAACTACGTGGCCGAGATGATGGAGACTAAATACGGTATTCCGTGGATCAAGATCAACTTCATAGGCGCGGAAGCCACGGCCAAGTCGCTGCGCAAGATTGCCCAGTACTTTGGCGACAAGAAGCTCATTGACCGCGTGGAAGAGGTTATTGCCGAAGAAATGCCGCAGGTGCAGGCTGTCCTGGACGAGGTGTTTCCCTTTACCAAGGGCAAGACAGCCATGCTGTTCGTGGGTGGCTCGCGCGCGCACCACTACCAGGAACTCTTCAACGAGATGGGCATGAGAACCCTCTCCGCCGGGTACGAGTTCGGCCACCGCGATGACTACGAAGGCCGCCACGTTATCCCCGACATAAAGGTGGATGCGGACAGCCGGAACATTGAGGAACTGGAAGTCACGCCGGATACCGCCCGCTTCAGCCCCCGCAAGAGCGTGGAGCAGCTGATGCGGCTTGAGGCAGAAGGGCTGAAGTTCAAGGATTACGAAGGCATGATGCCCGAGATGGACAAAGGGTCCATCGTCATTGACGACCTGAACCAGTACGAGGCCGACAAGCTGGTGGAACTGATGAAGCCCGACATTTTCTGCGCGGGCATCAAGGAAAAGTTCTCCATCCAGAAAATGGGTGTGCCCATGAAGCAGCTGCACAGCTACGACTACGGCGGACCCTATGCAGGCTTTAAGGGTGCTTGCAACTTCTACAAGGAAATCAAGCGCATGGTTACCAGCAAGGTCTGGTCAGGCATGAAGGCTCCCTGGGAAGAGAATCCGGAACTCTCGGCCACCTATGTCTGGGAATAA
- the nifK gene encoding nitrogenase molybdenum-iron protein subunit beta — protein sequence MLLRHTPTEIKERSALSINPAKTCQPIGAMYAGLGIHGCLPHSHGSQGCCAYHRSTLTRHYKEPVSAATSSFTEGASVFGGQANLLQAIDNIFTVYEPEVIAVHTTCLSETIGDDLKQIVDKAQKEGKIPTGKNVVYASTPSYVGSHVTGFSNMVKGTVNVLAESTGKKNHKVNIIPGWVEPSDMEELKRICAMVGVPIIMLPDTSGVLNGPMTGTYEMFPKGGTTVAEIKSTGDSMGTLALGEWCSADAARTLDTKFKVPCRVLDIPIGIKATDRFVDALRIAGGTSVPETVAFERGQMLDMMADYHQYFFGKKVALVGDPDQLIAMTEFLLTLDMKPVHIVTGTPGKKFEARITELCKEKGYEPNVRAHGDMFLLHQWMKNDPVDLIMGNSYCKYIARDEDLPFVRFGFPILDRPGHQYFASVGYRGGMRLMEKMLGVLLDRKDRDSPEETFELVL from the coding sequence ATGCTGCTTAGACACACACCTACTGAAATAAAGGAGCGCTCCGCGCTCAGCATAAACCCGGCAAAGACCTGCCAGCCCATCGGGGCCATGTATGCAGGTCTGGGCATCCACGGGTGCCTGCCGCACAGCCATGGTTCGCAGGGCTGCTGCGCCTACCACCGCAGCACGCTCACCCGGCATTACAAGGAACCCGTTTCCGCTGCCACCAGCTCCTTCACCGAGGGTGCTTCCGTGTTCGGCGGGCAGGCCAACCTGCTGCAGGCCATAGATAACATCTTCACCGTATATGAGCCGGAAGTGATTGCGGTGCACACCACCTGCCTTTCCGAGACCATAGGCGACGACCTGAAGCAGATTGTGGACAAGGCCCAGAAGGAAGGCAAGATTCCCACCGGCAAGAACGTGGTGTACGCCTCCACCCCCAGCTATGTGGGGTCGCACGTTACCGGGTTTTCCAACATGGTCAAGGGCACGGTAAACGTTCTGGCTGAATCCACGGGCAAGAAGAACCACAAGGTGAACATCATCCCCGGCTGGGTGGAACCTTCCGACATGGAAGAGCTGAAGCGCATCTGCGCCATGGTGGGCGTGCCCATCATCATGCTGCCCGATACTTCCGGTGTGCTGAACGGTCCCATGACCGGCACATACGAGATGTTCCCCAAGGGGGGCACCACGGTGGCGGAGATAAAGAGCACCGGCGACAGCATGGGCACTCTTGCCCTTGGCGAATGGTGCTCTGCGGACGCCGCCCGCACGCTGGACACCAAGTTCAAGGTTCCCTGCCGCGTGCTGGACATTCCCATAGGCATTAAGGCCACGGACCGCTTTGTGGATGCCCTGCGTATTGCAGGCGGCACCTCGGTGCCGGAAACCGTGGCGTTTGAACGCGGGCAGATGCTGGATATGATGGCGGACTACCACCAGTACTTCTTCGGCAAGAAGGTGGCATTGGTGGGCGACCCCGACCAGCTTATCGCGATGACGGAGTTTTTGCTCACGCTGGACATGAAGCCCGTGCATATTGTCACCGGCACACCGGGCAAGAAGTTTGAGGCCCGTATCACCGAACTGTGCAAGGAAAAGGGCTATGAGCCCAACGTGCGCGCCCACGGCGATATGTTCCTGCTGCATCAGTGGATGAAGAATGATCCTGTGGACCTGATTATGGGCAACTCCTACTGCAAGTATATTGCGCGGGACGAGGATCTGCCATTTGTCCGGTTCGGGTTCCCCATTCTGGATCGCCCCGGACACCAGTACTTTGCCAGCGTGGGCTACAGGGGCGGCATGCGCCTTATGGAGAAAATGCTCGGCGTGCTGCTGGACCGCAAAGACCGCGACTCACCCGAAGAAACCTTCGAACTCGTCCTCTAA
- a CDS encoding NifB/NifX family molybdenum-iron cluster-binding protein has product MTASHPCFSPDARSTHGRLHLPVAPKANVRSRYGDAMFVAAGRNLLEKAPQTLSPAEALAYAQRVAAGGVELAVVGITGPGDPFATPDLILETLRLVRGAMPGVDLCVTTNGLNVAPYAGELAALNVAHVTILMDGVEPAIVEQLCGWIRPGTRTVPLAEAAALLVESQKAAITALRDAGVTVKVNTTVYPGINHAHVGEVAQCAAALGARIIHVVPFLPPWEGAEPPDAPALPKPDDAVMASARAAAAAHLPVMEAPEHCGQMIVGVMGESCGTGPEAVTPQAGLPVPGGDRPNVAVASSDGFDVNEHLGHARKFLIYGPKQGPVSLLEARPAPAPGTGDDRWEILAQTLRDCRYVLVSSAGGRPREVLAAHGIRVIQTEENIEGLVDVLYGGGKGGKGGKGRGK; this is encoded by the coding sequence ATGACCGCCTCTCACCCCTGTTTCAGCCCGGATGCCCGTTCCACCCATGGACGGCTGCACCTGCCGGTGGCACCCAAGGCCAACGTGCGCAGCCGGTACGGCGATGCTATGTTTGTGGCCGCAGGCAGAAACCTGCTGGAAAAGGCTCCGCAGACTCTTTCGCCCGCCGAGGCTCTGGCCTACGCGCAGCGGGTTGCCGCCGGGGGGGTGGAGCTTGCCGTGGTAGGCATTACCGGCCCCGGAGACCCCTTTGCCACTCCCGACCTGATCCTTGAAACCCTGCGCCTTGTGCGCGGTGCCATGCCCGGTGTGGACCTGTGTGTCACCACCAACGGGCTGAATGTTGCCCCCTATGCCGGAGAGCTTGCCGCATTGAACGTAGCACACGTTACCATTCTTATGGACGGCGTGGAACCTGCCATTGTGGAGCAGCTTTGCGGCTGGATACGCCCCGGCACCAGAACCGTTCCGCTGGCGGAAGCCGCAGCATTGCTTGTGGAATCTCAGAAGGCAGCCATTACTGCCCTGCGGGATGCCGGAGTGACGGTGAAAGTGAATACCACCGTGTATCCCGGCATCAACCATGCCCATGTGGGCGAGGTGGCACAGTGTGCCGCCGCGCTGGGGGCGCGTATCATCCATGTGGTTCCCTTCCTGCCGCCCTGGGAGGGTGCGGAACCGCCGGACGCGCCCGCGCTGCCGAAGCCCGACGATGCCGTTATGGCATCCGCCCGGGCTGCCGCCGCTGCTCATCTGCCGGTCATGGAAGCCCCGGAGCATTGCGGGCAGATGATTGTGGGCGTGATGGGCGAAAGCTGCGGCACCGGACCGGAAGCCGTGACTCCGCAGGCCGGTCTGCCCGTGCCCGGCGGCGACAGGCCCAATGTGGCTGTTGCCAGTTCGGACGGGTTTGATGTGAACGAGCACCTGGGCCATGCCCGAAAGTTCCTTATCTACGGTCCCAAGCAAGGCCCTGTTTCGTTGCTGGAGGCGCGCCCCGCCCCGGCACCGGGAACGGGAGACGATCGCTGGGAAATACTGGCCCAAACCCTGCGGGATTGCCGGTACGTGCTGGTTTCCAGCGCGGGCGGACGTCCCCGTGAGGTGCTGGCAGCCCACGGCATACGGGTCATTCAGACGGAAGAGAACATAGAGGGACTGGTGGATGTGCTCTACGGTGGAGGTAAGGGCGGCAAGGGCGGCAAGGGACGCGGAAAGTAG
- a CDS encoding (2Fe-2S) ferredoxin domain-containing protein yields MPKPTYQIMLCQSFRAKGEPKGVCFKQTDGFAQYIEEEVLDRGLDVLITTTGCLKACEEGPIMVVQPNNWWFKGVDSTDKIDAILDGLEEGSPAEDLLLYEA; encoded by the coding sequence ATGCCGAAGCCGACATATCAGATAATGCTCTGTCAGAGTTTCCGTGCCAAGGGCGAGCCCAAGGGCGTCTGTTTCAAGCAGACCGACGGGTTTGCGCAGTACATCGAAGAAGAAGTGCTGGACCGGGGGCTGGATGTGCTCATCACCACCACGGGCTGTCTGAAAGCCTGTGAGGAAGGTCCCATTATGGTTGTGCAGCCCAACAACTGGTGGTTCAAGGGCGTGGACAGCACGGACAAGATAGACGCCATACTGGACGGCCTGGAAGAGGGCAGCCCGGCGGAAGATCTGCTGCTGTACGAAGCATAG
- the nifE gene encoding nitrogenase iron-molybdenum cofactor biosynthesis protein NifE, with translation MPDGDLLDERRSQVHRTGEGPLDMACNRESLAGAVSQRACVFCGSRVVLYPIADALHLVHGPIGCAVYTWDIRGALSSGPELHRLSFSTDLQEKDVIFGGEPKLTAALDELIDRHNPKAAFVYSTCIVGIIGDDLEAVCRKMTATKGIPVIPVMSEGFKGNKREGYVAACKAMFRLVGTASGNEAAPLEKEAVRAAVRPMTLNILGDFNLAGEIWIIREYFERMGLTVIANITGDGRVDDIRRCHTAALNVVQCSGATMDLAKMMKEEYGTPFLRVSYLGIEDMADSLYDVAEFFSKDDPDIMRRTQELVRGELAKLMPELARYRRDLQGKRVAMYVGGSFKAFSLVKAFRHLGMQVVLVGSQTGTKEDYEELAAITDPGTVIVDDSNPLELSKFIKEKDVDLFVGGVKERPIAYKLGVGFCDHNHERKEALEGFVGMLNFAREVHASAMSPVWRFVPRREKRPAHTAQAATAATGQEKKEDAA, from the coding sequence ATGCCGGACGGCGACCTGCTGGACGAGAGGCGTTCGCAGGTGCACCGCACGGGCGAGGGACCGCTGGACATGGCCTGCAACCGCGAAAGCCTTGCCGGGGCCGTGAGCCAGCGCGCCTGCGTGTTCTGCGGCTCGCGCGTGGTGCTCTATCCCATCGCCGATGCCCTGCACCTGGTGCACGGTCCCATCGGCTGTGCGGTGTACACATGGGATATTCGCGGCGCACTCTCCTCCGGGCCGGAACTGCACCGGCTGAGCTTTTCCACCGATCTTCAGGAAAAGGACGTTATCTTCGGCGGCGAACCCAAGCTCACTGCCGCGCTGGATGAGCTTATCGACAGGCATAACCCCAAGGCCGCCTTTGTCTACTCCACCTGCATTGTGGGCATTATCGGCGACGACCTTGAGGCCGTGTGCCGCAAGATGACGGCGACGAAGGGCATTCCGGTCATTCCCGTCATGTCGGAAGGGTTTAAGGGCAACAAGCGCGAAGGCTATGTGGCCGCGTGCAAGGCCATGTTCCGGCTGGTGGGCACTGCCTCCGGAAACGAAGCGGCCCCGCTGGAAAAGGAGGCCGTGCGTGCCGCCGTGCGGCCCATGACCCTGAACATTCTCGGCGATTTTAACCTTGCCGGGGAGATATGGATTATCCGTGAGTATTTTGAACGCATGGGGCTTACGGTCATTGCCAATATTACCGGAGACGGGCGCGTGGACGACATTCGCCGCTGTCATACCGCCGCGCTGAACGTGGTGCAGTGCAGTGGCGCCACCATGGATCTGGCCAAGATGATGAAGGAAGAATACGGCACGCCCTTTTTGCGGGTTTCGTATCTCGGCATAGAGGATATGGCGGATTCGCTTTACGACGTGGCGGAGTTTTTCAGCAAGGACGACCCGGACATAATGCGCCGCACGCAGGAACTGGTGCGTGGCGAACTGGCTAAGCTGATGCCGGAACTGGCCCGTTACCGCAGGGATTTGCAGGGCAAGCGGGTGGCTATGTACGTGGGCGGCTCATTCAAGGCCTTTTCGCTGGTCAAGGCGTTCCGGCATCTGGGTATGCAGGTGGTGCTGGTGGGGTCGCAGACAGGCACCAAGGAAGACTACGAGGAACTGGCAGCCATTACTGATCCCGGCACTGTTATTGTGGACGATTCCAACCCGCTGGAGCTTTCTAAGTTCATTAAGGAAAAGGATGTGGATCTGTTTGTGGGCGGCGTGAAGGAACGGCCCATAGCCTACAAGCTGGGGGTGGGCTTCTGTGACCACAACCACGAGCGCAAGGAAGCGCTGGAAGGCTTTGTGGGCATGTTGAACTTTGCGCGGGAGGTACATGCCTCTGCCATGAGCCCGGTGTGGCGTTTTGTGCCCCGGCGCGAAAAACGGCCTGCCCATACTGCCCAAGCGGCTACTGCGGCGACCGGTCAGGAAAAGAAGGAGGACGCGGCATGA
- a CDS encoding nitrogenase component 1, translated as MSRVPYTSTTNACKLCTPLGAALVFKGIEGGVPFLHGSQGCATYMRRYIISHFREPMDIASSALGEKHAVYGGGPNLKKGLLNVMKKYSPALIGVASTCLTETIGDDVQMILHEFRKEFGDLELPEIVHCSTPSYMGTHMEGWHRAVRAIVDQMVTDKAPPAHSVNILPSLVSPADIRHLRELCATFGIAPVILPDISDTLDGTAKEDYEPIPEGGTPLAAIRGMSGARATIQFGRTLADRDSAGESLRRRFGVPCHTVGMPIGIRESDAFFAALEEAAGVPMPREVGLERGRLVDAMVDAHKYVFGKRVVVYGEEDLVVGLTAFLAEIGMKPVLVATGARNMGLEKHIADVCAGVAGELPEIHEGVDFHDIAERSATLAPDLMVGHSKGYRYAREWNVPLIRVGFPIHDRFGGQRMLHIGYRGALALLDHIVNAILEKKQEDSPVGYVYL; from the coding sequence ATGAGCAGGGTTCCTTACACATCCACCACCAATGCCTGCAAGCTGTGCACGCCGCTGGGCGCGGCGCTTGTGTTCAAGGGCATAGAAGGCGGCGTGCCGTTTCTGCACGGTTCGCAGGGCTGCGCCACGTACATGCGGCGCTACATCATAAGCCATTTTCGTGAGCCCATGGACATTGCCTCCTCCGCGCTGGGCGAAAAGCATGCGGTGTACGGCGGCGGACCCAACCTGAAAAAGGGTCTGCTCAATGTCATGAAGAAGTATTCTCCTGCGCTCATAGGCGTGGCTTCCACCTGCCTGACGGAAACCATAGGCGACGACGTGCAGATGATTCTGCACGAGTTCCGCAAGGAGTTTGGTGATCTGGAACTGCCGGAGATAGTGCATTGTTCCACCCCCAGCTACATGGGCACCCATATGGAAGGCTGGCACCGTGCCGTGCGCGCCATTGTGGACCAGATGGTCACGGACAAGGCACCCCCTGCGCATTCGGTGAATATTCTGCCATCGCTGGTTTCTCCGGCGGACATACGGCATCTCAGGGAGCTGTGCGCCACCTTCGGCATTGCGCCGGTCATACTGCCGGACATTTCCGATACGCTGGATGGAACCGCCAAGGAAGACTACGAGCCCATTCCCGAAGGGGGCACGCCGCTTGCCGCCATACGGGGCATGTCCGGCGCGCGGGCGACCATTCAGTTCGGTCGCACCCTTGCGGACAGGGACTCTGCCGGTGAATCGCTGCGCAGGCGGTTCGGGGTACCCTGCCATACCGTGGGCATGCCCATAGGTATACGGGAGTCGGACGCGTTCTTTGCCGCGCTGGAAGAGGCTGCGGGTGTGCCCATGCCCCGTGAGGTTGGGCTGGAGCGCGGCAGGCTGGTGGATGCCATGGTGGACGCGCACAAGTACGTCTTCGGCAAGCGGGTGGTGGTCTACGGCGAGGAAGACCTTGTGGTGGGGCTTACGGCGTTTCTGGCGGAAATAGGCATGAAGCCCGTGCTGGTGGCTACAGGTGCACGCAACATGGGGCTGGAGAAGCACATAGCGGACGTGTGCGCCGGTGTGGCGGGCGAGTTGCCGGAAATACACGAAGGCGTGGATTTTCATGACATTGCCGAGCGTTCCGCCACCCTCGCCCCCGATCTGATGGTGGGGCACAGCAAGGGCTATCGTTATGCCCGGGAATGGAATGTGCCGCTCATACGGGTGGGCTTTCCCATACATGACAGGTTTGGCGGGCAGCGGATGCTGCATATCGGCTACCGGGGCGCGCTGGCGTTGCTGGACCACATAGTGAACGCCATTCTGGAAAAGAAGCAGGAAGACAGCCCTGTCGGCTATGTCTACCTCTAG
- the nifB gene encoding nitrogenase cofactor biosynthesis protein NifB, translated as MQIVKNTDNHPCFNKESKGSCGRVHLPVAPKCNIKCNYCNRKYDCVNESRPGVTSGVLTPPQALAYMEKVLEAEPRITVAGIAGPGDPMANPVETLETMRLLKERYPQLLFCLSSNGLNMPPYLDELAELGVTHITVTMNAVDPEVGEKIYGWAREGKVVYRGRQAAERLIERQLESIRGAKERGMMVKVNTIIIPGVNDAHIPEVTRAVAELGADIQNLLPLCPTADTMFSDLPEPSAEMVKALRAEAGAHITQMTHCKRCRADAVGLLDKDRSAELCGTLQACSKLTSAPEVDRPYVAVASREGMLVNQHLGEAASFEIWARRNGGYVKIDEREAPSRGCGPDRWKQLAAVLKDCRILLVAAFGEHPRQVLTGLGITPVAANGFIESAVAAAFGDGDLSVLRGRRPEVAGSGCGGNGCGC; from the coding sequence ATGCAGATTGTGAAGAATACGGATAATCATCCCTGCTTCAACAAAGAAAGCAAGGGAAGCTGCGGGCGTGTCCACCTTCCGGTTGCACCCAAGTGCAACATTAAGTGCAACTACTGTAACCGGAAATACGACTGTGTGAATGAATCGCGCCCCGGTGTCACCAGCGGCGTGCTCACTCCGCCGCAGGCACTGGCGTATATGGAAAAGGTGCTGGAGGCTGAACCACGTATTACCGTGGCAGGCATTGCCGGTCCCGGCGACCCCATGGCGAACCCTGTGGAGACGCTGGAAACCATGCGGCTGCTCAAGGAGCGTTATCCGCAGTTGCTGTTCTGCCTTTCCAGCAACGGGCTGAACATGCCCCCGTATCTGGATGAGCTTGCGGAACTGGGCGTTACCCACATTACCGTGACCATGAACGCCGTGGACCCGGAGGTGGGTGAGAAAATTTACGGATGGGCGCGGGAAGGCAAGGTGGTCTACCGAGGCAGGCAGGCGGCGGAACGGCTTATTGAGCGGCAGTTGGAATCCATACGCGGAGCCAAGGAACGCGGCATGATGGTTAAGGTGAACACCATCATCATTCCCGGCGTGAACGATGCGCACATTCCGGAAGTGACCCGTGCGGTGGCGGAGCTGGGAGCAGATATTCAGAACCTGCTGCCCCTGTGTCCCACGGCGGATACAATGTTCTCGGACCTGCCGGAACCTTCTGCCGAGATGGTGAAGGCGCTGCGTGCAGAGGCAGGGGCGCACATCACCCAGATGACGCACTGCAAGCGTTGCCGCGCTGATGCTGTGGGGCTGCTGGACAAAGATCGCTCCGCCGAGTTGTGCGGTACGTTGCAGGCGTGTTCCAAGCTTACGTCCGCGCCGGAGGTGGATCGGCCGTATGTGGCTGTTGCCAGCCGCGAGGGCATGCTGGTGAATCAGCACCTCGGTGAGGCGGCGAGTTTTGAGATATGGGCCAGACGAAACGGCGGCTACGTGAAGATTGACGAGCGCGAGGCTCCTTCGCGCGGGTGCGGGCCGGACCGCTGGAAGCAGCTTGCCGCTGTGCTGAAGGACTGCCGTATTCTGCTTGTGGCGGCCTTTGGCGAGCACCCGAGGCAGGTGCTGACCGGGTTGGGGATTACGCCTGTGGCAGCCAATGGATTTATTGAGTCTGCGGTGGCAGCTGCCTTTGGAGACGGGGACTTGTCCGTGCTGCGCGGCAGGCGTCCGGAGGTAGCCGGTTCCGGCTGCGGCGGCAACGGCTGTGGCTGCTGA
- a CDS encoding YwbE family protein, with amino-acid sequence MDGTNRSLICPGQRVRIVQKQDQRTGKLTEGIVKALLTKAPYHSRGIKVRLEDGLVGRVKEILTS; translated from the coding sequence ATGGACGGAACAAACCGCAGCCTCATCTGCCCCGGTCAGCGCGTGCGTATAGTGCAGAAGCAGGACCAGCGCACCGGCAAACTCACGGAAGGCATTGTCAAAGCCTTGCTCACCAAGGCCCCCTACCACTCACGCGGCATCAAGGTGCGGCTGGAAGACGGGCTGGTGGGCCGGGTGAAGGAAATCCTCACGTCGTAA
- a CDS encoding AI-2E family transporter: MVISDKPFTFDRVIRIAITVGLLWGIVTVLGYLSDVLVPFVVALILAYLAHPLVMAVETRIRNRQAAVLLSLAIIVFAISTLFSFVMPYIMAEVKHMGRLITAFATNSDLAAKASRQLPEEVWIVLRDALTQSDLREFFTSSQGLDMVQTMAKKVLPGLWGAVKGARDIILAITGLLIIVLYTVFLLLDFRKVQENWQSMLPVTWREPVALFVRDFEAGMNRYFRAQALVAGIVGVLFAIAFSLMGLPMGIMLGLFIGLLNMVPYLQILGFIPAVMLGVVHWLETDMSLSLVMGLILAIFAVVQLIQDAVLVPRVMGKAMGLSPWMILLSLSVWGKLLGLLGLLIALPMTVLCLSYYRRIIEPVPPGTAGPITPDAAKPSPPVQNTSDKAPADETPLQPDTAETPAEAHKNAPPATEQNNNAKER, translated from the coding sequence ATGGTCATCAGCGACAAACCGTTCACCTTTGACAGAGTCATCCGCATTGCTATCACGGTGGGTCTGCTGTGGGGCATCGTCACCGTTCTGGGGTACCTCAGCGACGTACTTGTCCCGTTTGTGGTGGCCCTCATCCTCGCCTATCTGGCGCATCCGCTGGTCATGGCGGTGGAAACGCGCATCCGCAACAGGCAGGCAGCCGTGCTGCTCAGCCTTGCCATAATCGTTTTTGCCATCTCCACCCTGTTCTCCTTCGTCATGCCGTACATCATGGCGGAAGTGAAGCACATGGGGCGGCTCATAACAGCCTTTGCCACCAACTCCGACCTTGCCGCCAAAGCCTCCCGCCAGTTGCCGGAAGAAGTGTGGATAGTACTGCGGGACGCACTCACCCAGAGCGACCTGCGCGAATTCTTCACCTCCTCACAGGGGCTGGACATGGTGCAGACCATGGCCAAAAAGGTGCTTCCGGGCCTGTGGGGAGCGGTAAAGGGCGCACGGGATATCATTCTGGCCATAACCGGGCTGCTCATCATCGTGCTGTACACGGTCTTCCTGCTTCTGGACTTCCGCAAAGTGCAGGAAAACTGGCAGTCCATGCTGCCCGTCACGTGGCGGGAACCGGTAGCCCTTTTCGTCCGTGATTTTGAGGCGGGCATGAACCGCTACTTCCGTGCGCAGGCGTTGGTGGCGGGCATTGTGGGAGTGCTTTTCGCCATCGCCTTCTCCCTCATGGGGCTGCCCATGGGCATCATGCTCGGCCTGTTCATCGGGCTTTTAAACATGGTCCCGTACCTGCAAATTCTGGGCTTCATTCCCGCCGTCATGCTGGGCGTGGTGCACTGGCTGGAAACGGACATGAGCCTCTCGCTGGTCATGGGCCTTATCCTTGCCATATTCGCCGTGGTGCAGCTCATACAGGACGCCGTGCTGGTCCCCCGCGTCATGGGCAAGGCCATGGGGCTCTCTCCGTGGATGATCCTGCTCTCGCTCTCGGTGTGGGGCAAACTGCTGGGCCTGCTGGGCCTGCTCATTGCCCTGCCCATGACGGTGCTGTGCCTCTCGTATTACCGGCGCATCATAGAACCTGTCCCACCTGGTACCGCAGGGCCGATCACACCTGATGCCGCGAAACCGTCCCCGCCTGTGCAGAACACGTCCGATAAGGCACCTGCAGACGAGACACCTTTACAACCCGATACTGCAGAAACACCCGCAGAAGCCCATAAGAATGCCCCGCCCGCTACAGAACAGAACAACAACGCCAAGGAGCGCTAA